The Pyrenophora tritici-repentis strain M4 chromosome 2, whole genome shotgun sequence genome window below encodes:
- a CDS encoding CDC37-N domain containing protein yields the protein MARLEQQEAEADAAESAALDALMAARAKKDRLRKQRKQLKRREQEWVDESGKFVEDIKALEAVEALNREVAHLEDGLMPGTLALD from the coding sequence ATGGCGCGTCTTGAACAACAAGAGGCCGAAGCGGATGCTGCAGAGTCTGCGGCATTAGATGCTTTGATGGCTGCGCGTGCGAAGAAGGATCGTCTTCGTAAGCAGCGTAAGCAGTTAAAGCGTCGTGAGCAAGAGTGGGTTGATGAGTCGGGAAAGTTTGTTGAGGATATCAAGGCGTTGGAAGCGGTCGAGGCGTTGAATCGAGAGGTAGCGCATCTAGAAGACGGTCTTATGCCTGGTACTTTGGCATTGGATTAG